A single genomic interval of Paracoccus contaminans harbors:
- the yidC gene encoding membrane protein insertase YidC: MEDNNRNLILAMVLSALVLIGWYAFFAPPPPVATAPAADTTAAQTATPAAPAAQAGATPTLIGAADDPVLAAPRVAIESPALKGSISLAGGRIDDLLLTGYRETLDPASPFVRLLSPTAQPRIETTGTPAAPGAQVDVVVQKPYYAVYGWMPGPGVDPALVPSPATVWTVESGTTLAPGQPVTLAWNNGAGQIFRRMFELDDKFLFTVTQSLENTAAAPFAAAPYGILARHGKPDTQNYFVLHEGAVGMNDGKLVERKYKDMVKLDPAPGEGPAEIASVATDGWIGFTDKYWMTTLIPAPGQAFTSVVKYAPGADIYQAETRLPVQTVGPGTTLSSSSYLFAGAKEWETINAYQRDKGIDRFVDSIDWGWFYFLTKPIFRVLHWLHGLIGNMGWSIIALTFVLKLLVFPLARKSYVSMARMRELQPEMEAIKARTGDDKMAYQKEVMALYRTQKVNPAAGCLPMLLQIPIFFSLYKVIFVTLELRHAPWIGWIRDLSAPDPSSLLNLFGLLPYAPPAAGSALHSLSLPLLAIVLGITMWLQQKLNPAPADPAQKMIFAWMPWIFMFMLGGFASGLVLYWITNNLITIVQQYTIMSMHGHPPQLFGNIRDSVRLGRK, from the coding sequence ATGGAAGACAACAACCGCAATCTCATCCTCGCCATGGTGCTGTCTGCGCTTGTGCTGATCGGATGGTATGCCTTCTTCGCCCCCCCGCCACCTGTTGCGACCGCGCCTGCGGCCGACACGACGGCAGCGCAGACAGCAACCCCCGCTGCCCCCGCGGCGCAGGCCGGGGCAACGCCGACGCTGATCGGCGCGGCAGACGATCCCGTGCTGGCCGCGCCGCGCGTGGCGATCGAATCCCCGGCGCTCAAGGGGTCGATCTCGCTGGCGGGCGGCCGCATCGACGATCTGCTGCTGACGGGATACCGCGAAACGCTTGATCCCGCCTCGCCCTTCGTGCGCCTGCTCTCGCCCACCGCGCAGCCGCGGATCGAAACCACCGGCACGCCGGCAGCGCCGGGCGCGCAGGTCGATGTCGTGGTGCAGAAACCCTATTATGCCGTTTACGGCTGGATGCCCGGACCGGGTGTCGATCCGGCGCTGGTCCCCTCGCCCGCGACGGTCTGGACGGTGGAAAGCGGCACCACGCTCGCCCCCGGCCAGCCGGTGACGCTGGCCTGGAACAACGGCGCCGGCCAGATCTTCCGCCGCATGTTCGAGCTGGACGACAAGTTCCTGTTCACCGTCACCCAGAGCCTGGAAAACACCGCCGCCGCGCCCTTTGCCGCCGCGCCCTACGGCATCCTCGCCCGCCACGGAAAGCCCGATACGCAGAACTATTTCGTCCTGCATGAAGGCGCGGTCGGCATGAATGACGGCAAGCTGGTCGAGCGGAAATACAAGGACATGGTCAAGCTTGACCCCGCCCCCGGCGAAGGTCCGGCCGAGATCGCCAGCGTCGCGACGGACGGCTGGATCGGGTTCACCGACAAATACTGGATGACGACGCTGATCCCCGCGCCGGGGCAGGCCTTCACCAGCGTGGTGAAATACGCGCCGGGCGCCGACATCTATCAGGCCGAAACGCGCCTGCCGGTGCAGACCGTCGGCCCCGGCACAACGCTGTCGTCCTCCAGCTATCTGTTCGCCGGCGCCAAGGAATGGGAAACCATCAACGCCTATCAGCGCGACAAGGGCATCGACCGCTTCGTCGATTCCATCGACTGGGGCTGGTTCTATTTCCTGACCAAGCCGATCTTCCGCGTGCTGCACTGGCTGCACGGGCTGATCGGCAACATGGGCTGGTCGATCATCGCGCTGACCTTCGTGCTGAAACTGCTGGTCTTCCCGCTGGCGCGCAAATCCTATGTTTCGATGGCCCGCATGCGCGAGCTGCAGCCCGAGATGGAGGCGATCAAGGCCCGCACCGGCGACGACAAGATGGCCTATCAGAAAGAGGTGATGGCGCTGTATCGCACGCAGAAGGTCAACCCGGCCGCGGGTTGTCTGCCGATGCTGCTGCAGATCCCGATCTTCTTCTCGCTCTACAAGGTGATCTTCGTCACGCTGGAGCTGCGCCATGCACCGTGGATCGGCTGGATCCGCGACCTGTCCGCGCCCGATCCCTCGTCGCTGCTGAACCTGTTCGGGCTGCTGCCCTATGCGCCGCCGGCGGCCGGATCGGCCCTGCACAGCCTGTCGCTGCCGCTGCTGGCGATCGTGCTGGGCATCACCATGTGGCTCCAGCAGAAGCTGAACCCCGCCCCGGCCGATCCGGCGCAGAAGATGATCTTTGCCTGGATGCCCTGGATCTTCATGTTCATGCTGGGGGGCTTTGCCTCGGGGCTGGTGCTTTACTGGATCACGAACAACCTCATCACCATCGTCCAGCAATACACCATCATGTCCATGCACGGGCACCCGCCGCAGCTGTTCGGCAATATCCGCGACAGCGTGAGGCTCGGGCGCAAGTGA
- the gph gene encoding phosphoglycolate phosphatase (PGP is an essential enzyme in the glycolate salvage pathway in higher organisms (photorespiration in plants). Phosphoglycolate results from the oxidase activity of RubisCO in the Calvin cycle when concentrations of carbon dioxide are low relative to oxygen. This enzyme is a member of the Haloacid Dehalogenase (HAD) superfamily of aspartate-nucleophile hydrolase enzymes (PF00702).) — MMAVLFDLDGTLIDSVADIHRLSNAALAGEGLAPLGLETVRGFIGRGVPHLVARLLAAHGIADPERAARMAALIAGSYDDAVELTQLYPGVRDAVAGLQAQGHALGVCTNKPASAARAILRHMGLLDAFPVVIGGDSLDLRKPDPAPLLATWRACGAGPAVYVGDSEVDAACAEAAGLPFILYEHGYRQIPAEALPHAAILGDFADLPETVARLLPAPRA; from the coding sequence CTGATGGCGGTGCTGTTCGATCTGGACGGAACGCTGATCGACAGCGTCGCGGATATCCACCGCCTGTCCAATGCCGCTCTGGCCGGCGAGGGGCTTGCCCCGCTGGGGCTGGAAACCGTCCGCGGCTTCATCGGGCGCGGGGTGCCGCATCTGGTCGCCCGGCTGCTGGCCGCGCATGGCATCGCGGACCCGGAGCGGGCTGCCCGCATGGCGGCGCTGATCGCCGGCAGCTATGACGATGCGGTCGAGCTGACGCAGCTTTATCCGGGCGTGCGGGATGCTGTCGCAGGGCTGCAGGCGCAGGGCCATGCGCTGGGGGTCTGCACGAACAAGCCTGCCTCTGCGGCCCGCGCGATCCTGCGCCACATGGGGTTGCTGGATGCCTTTCCGGTCGTGATCGGCGGCGATAGCCTTGACCTGCGCAAGCCGGACCCTGCGCCCTTGTTGGCCACATGGCGCGCCTGCGGGGCGGGGCCGGCGGTCTATGTCGGCGACAGCGAGGTGGATGCCGCCTGCGCCGAGGCGGCGGGCCTGCCCTTCATCCTTTACGAGCATGGATACCGCCAGATCCCGGCCGAGGCGCTGCCCCATGCCGCGATCCTGGGCGATTTCGCCGATCTGCCCGAAACCGTCGCCCGCCTGTTGCCTGCGCCGCGCGCCTAA
- the gltX gene encoding glutamate--tRNA ligase, translating to MTTTRFAPSPTGHIHVGNLRTALMNWLIARKAGGTFILRLDDTDRERSKQEYADGIQRDLEWLGLTWDRIERQSDRLDRYAEAADQLRASGRLYEVFETPTELDLKRKKQLNMGRPPVYDRAGLALPDEQKAALRAEGREGYWRFQLDQQRIEWPDGIIGDVSIDAASVSDPVLIRADGQVLYTFASSVDDVDMGVTDIVRGADHVTNTATQIQIIQALGGTPPRFAHHSLLTGPQGEELSKRLGTLSLRDLREQGVAPEALLSLMARLGSNQPVELRMSLDALADGFDLSQFGASPTKFDAEDLWPLTRERNQHLPFEAVRDRITALGVPDNIAERFWSVARQNITRLDDLGPWWALMRDGAAPVVAPEDEDFVREALALLPPRPWTDATWDEWTAAVKETTGRKGKGLFMPLRKALTGMDHGPEMGALMPLLQQVARAG from the coding sequence ATGACCACCACCCGCTTCGCCCCTTCGCCGACCGGCCATATCCATGTCGGCAACCTGCGCACGGCGCTGATGAACTGGCTGATCGCGCGCAAGGCCGGCGGCACCTTCATCCTGCGGCTGGACGACACCGACCGCGAACGCTCGAAACAGGAATATGCCGACGGCATCCAGCGCGACCTGGAATGGCTGGGCCTGACCTGGGACCGGATCGAGCGGCAGTCGGACCGGCTGGACCGCTATGCCGAGGCGGCGGACCAGCTGCGCGCCTCGGGCCGGCTCTATGAGGTGTTCGAGACGCCGACCGAGCTGGACCTCAAGCGCAAGAAGCAGCTGAACATGGGCCGCCCGCCTGTCTATGACCGCGCCGGACTGGCGCTGCCCGACGAGCAGAAGGCGGCGCTGCGGGCCGAGGGGCGCGAGGGTTACTGGCGCTTTCAGCTGGACCAGCAGCGGATCGAATGGCCCGACGGCATCATCGGGGATGTGTCGATCGACGCGGCATCGGTCAGCGACCCGGTGCTGATCCGCGCGGACGGGCAGGTGCTTTATACCTTTGCCAGTTCGGTCGATGACGTGGACATGGGCGTGACCGACATCGTGCGCGGCGCCGACCACGTCACCAACACCGCCACGCAGATCCAGATCATTCAGGCGCTGGGCGGCACCCCGCCGCGCTTTGCCCATCACAGCCTGCTGACCGGCCCCCAGGGCGAGGAGCTGTCCAAGCGCCTGGGCACGCTGTCTTTGCGCGACCTGCGCGAACAGGGCGTCGCCCCCGAGGCGCTGCTGAGCCTGATGGCGCGGCTGGGGTCGAACCAGCCGGTGGAACTGCGCATGAGCCTTGATGCCCTGGCCGACGGGTTCGACCTGTCGCAGTTCGGCGCCTCGCCCACCAAGTTCGACGCCGAGGATCTGTGGCCCCTCACGCGCGAGCGCAACCAGCACCTGCCCTTCGAGGCGGTGCGGGACCGCATCACCGCCCTGGGGGTGCCGGATAATATTGCCGAACGCTTCTGGTCGGTGGCCCGGCAGAACATCACGCGCCTGGACGATCTTGGCCCCTGGTGGGCGCTGATGCGCGACGGGGCCGCGCCGGTCGTCGCGCCCGAGGATGAGGATTTCGTGCGCGAGGCGCTGGCGCTGTTGCCGCCGCGCCCCTGGACCGATGCGACCTGGGACGAATGGACCGCCGCCGTCAAGGAGACGACGGGGCGCAAGGGCAAGGGATTGTTCATGCCCCTGCGCAAGGCGCTGACCGGGATGGATCATGGTCCCGAGATGGGCGCCCTGATGCCGCTGCTGCAGCAGGTCGCCCGCGCCGGCTGA
- a CDS encoding 1-phosphofructokinase family hexose kinase, whose translation MIAPGSVPAGAIPLGSGAQAPILTVTLNPALDVATSAAAVVPELKLRCEAPVTDPGGGGINVSRAIARMGGQSTALVALGGAAGDRLAGLLEDAGLPVLRLKAPGDTRQSLSVIDRGTGAQFRFVLPGPEWSAADVGAALEAVGAAAPRGGIVVLSGSNPPGVPDTLAAMLARQLAGGAARLFVDTSGTALAAIAAGAGAAVEVLRMDDAEAESLAGRPLPARTDTADFAGALVAAGAARSVIVARGADGNIIAGPEGRWHAAAPPVRVISKVGAGDSFLAGYALGVARGLGAPDALALGAAAAAATCMTPATELCRPDDIARLYDQRAVSAL comes from the coding sequence ATGATCGCCCCCGGCAGCGTTCCCGCGGGCGCCATCCCCCTGGGCAGCGGCGCGCAGGCCCCCATCCTGACCGTCACGCTGAACCCGGCGCTGGACGTGGCGACCAGCGCGGCGGCGGTGGTGCCGGAACTCAAGCTGCGCTGCGAGGCGCCCGTGACCGATCCGGGCGGGGGCGGCATCAATGTCAGCCGCGCCATCGCGCGGATGGGCGGGCAGTCCACCGCGCTTGTCGCGCTGGGCGGCGCGGCGGGCGACAGGCTGGCCGGGCTGCTCGAGGATGCCGGCCTGCCGGTTTTGCGGCTGAAGGCGCCGGGCGACACGCGCCAGTCGCTGTCGGTGATCGACCGCGGCACGGGGGCGCAGTTCCGCTTTGTCCTGCCGGGGCCGGAATGGTCCGCCGCGGATGTGGGGGCGGCGCTGGAGGCGGTCGGGGCCGCGGCGCCGCGCGGCGGGATCGTCGTGCTGTCCGGATCGAACCCGCCCGGCGTGCCCGACACTCTGGCCGCGATGCTGGCGCGGCAGCTTGCGGGCGGCGCGGCCCGCCTGTTCGTGGACACATCGGGCACGGCGCTTGCCGCGATCGCCGCAGGGGCGGGCGCGGCTGTCGAGGTGCTGCGCATGGACGATGCCGAGGCCGAAAGCCTGGCCGGCCGCCCCCTGCCGGCCCGCACCGATACCGCCGATTTCGCCGGCGCGCTGGTCGCGGCGGGGGCGGCGCGATCGGTGATCGTTGCGCGCGGGGCCGACGGCAACATCATCGCGGGGCCCGAAGGGCGCTGGCACGCGGCGGCGCCGCCCGTTCGTGTCATCAGCAAGGTGGGCGCGGGCGACAGCTTCCTGGCAGGCTATGCGCTGGGCGTGGCTCGGGGCCTGGGGGCACCCGATGCGCTGGCGCTCGGGGCGGCGGCGGCGGCGGCCACCTGCATGACGCCCGCCACCGAACTGTGCCGCCCCGACGACATCGCCCGTCTTTACGATCAGCGGGCGGTTTCGGCGCTTTAG
- a CDS encoding metallopeptidase family protein: MTDWTERAAPAAADIEALARAVLAELPGEFAARAADVILRIEDVAGEDVLDELEIDDPFDLTGLYDGIPLTEKSVADPQHLPDTVRLYRRAILDEWAERGDVTLGALVRNVVIHEFAHHFGWSDADIARIDAWWT; encoded by the coding sequence ATGACCGACTGGACCGAACGCGCCGCGCCCGCGGCCGCCGATATCGAGGCGCTGGCCCGCGCGGTGCTGGCCGAGCTTCCCGGCGAATTCGCGGCCAGGGCCGCCGATGTCATCCTGCGCATCGAGGATGTCGCGGGCGAGGATGTCCTGGACGAGCTGGAAATCGACGATCCGTTTGATCTCACGGGCCTTTATGACGGCATCCCCCTGACCGAGAAATCGGTTGCCGACCCGCAGCATCTTCCCGACACCGTGCGCCTTTACCGCCGCGCCATCCTGGACGAATGGGCCGAACGCGGCGACGTGACGCTGGGCGCGCTGGTGCGCAACGTGGTCATCCACGAATTCGCACATCACTTCGGCTGGTCCGACGCCGATATCGCCCGCATCGACGCGTGGTGGACATGA
- a CDS encoding TlpA disulfide reductase family protein, with the protein MLRFIALYTSMVFAANGALAGPVDWQAARDAGLPKLVESAPAPAPQVPFSDLDGGTHSLADWKGKALLVNFWATWCAPCRAEMPALDALQKAKGGERFQVLTIATGRNPPAAVHKFLAEAGVTALPTLTDPQLALARASGVLAMPVSILIDAEGNEIARMTGDADWSSPAALALIDQITAQ; encoded by the coding sequence ATGCTGCGGTTCATCGCCCTTTATACGTCCATGGTTTTCGCTGCAAACGGGGCCCTTGCCGGGCCGGTGGACTGGCAGGCGGCGCGCGATGCCGGGCTGCCCAAGCTGGTCGAATCGGCCCCCGCGCCCGCCCCTCAGGTGCCCTTTTCGGATCTGGACGGCGGCACGCACAGCCTTGCCGACTGGAAGGGCAAGGCGCTGCTGGTCAATTTCTGGGCGACCTGGTGCGCCCCCTGCCGGGCCGAGATGCCGGCACTGGACGCGCTGCAGAAGGCAAAGGGGGGCGAGCGGTTCCAGGTGCTGACCATCGCCACCGGGCGCAATCCGCCGGCCGCGGTGCACAAGTTCCTTGCCGAGGCCGGCGTGACCGCCCTGCCGACGCTGACCGATCCGCAGCTGGCGCTGGCGCGCGCATCGGGCGTGCTGGCGATGCCGGTATCGATCCTGATCGACGCAGAGGGGAACGAGATCGCCCGCATGACCGGGGATGCCGACTGGTCCTCGCCCGCCGCGCTGGCGCTGATCGACCAGATCACGGCCCAATGA
- a CDS encoding MOSC domain-containing protein yields the protein MTASLAHILRYPVKSIGGEELAEVTLAAGAPMPGDRRFAVLHESALHHLEEGALRKWLPKSAFARGAAAAALQAVRGGWQGERLVLTHPDLPPLSVDPLAEPDAIVAWVQPLWASSGKAPAARLVEGPQALSDVKQPWVSILSLSSLAALEEKMGRPLGTDRWRGNLWIDGWEPFAESGLRLHRLRIGAVELKLTEHIGRCVATSADTLTGNLDCDMPAALERALGHRNFGIYAEVRTGGTIRPGDRVELL from the coding sequence GTGACCGCGAGCCTGGCTCATATCCTTCGCTATCCGGTCAAGTCGATCGGCGGCGAGGAGCTGGCCGAGGTGACGCTCGCCGCAGGCGCCCCGATGCCGGGCGACCGCCGCTTTGCCGTGCTGCATGAAAGCGCGCTGCACCATCTCGAGGAGGGGGCGCTGCGCAAATGGCTGCCCAAATCCGCCTTCGCGCGGGGGGCTGCCGCGGCGGCGCTTCAGGCCGTGCGGGGCGGCTGGCAGGGGGAGCGGCTGGTGCTGACCCATCCCGATCTGCCGCCGCTCAGCGTCGATCCGCTGGCCGAACCCGATGCCATCGTCGCCTGGGTCCAGCCCCTCTGGGCTTCCTCGGGCAAGGCCCCCGCCGCGCGGCTGGTCGAGGGGCCGCAGGCGCTGAGCGATGTCAAGCAGCCCTGGGTTTCGATCCTGTCGCTGTCCTCGCTGGCTGCGCTTGAAGAGAAAATGGGCCGGCCGCTGGGCACCGACCGCTGGCGCGGGAACCTGTGGATCGACGGGTGGGAACCCTTTGCGGAAAGCGGCCTGCGCCTGCACCGCCTGCGGATCGGCGCGGTCGAGCTGAAGCTGACCGAACATATCGGCCGCTGCGTCGCGACCAGCGCCGATACCCTGACGGGCAATCTTGATTGCGACATGCCGGCGGCGCTCGAGCGGGCCTTGGGGCACCGCAATTTCGGCATCTATGCCGAGGTGCGCACCGGCGGCACCATTCGCCCCGGCGACCGGGTGGAGCTGCTGTGA
- the hemP gene encoding hemin uptake protein HemP: MPHLPLHDATALTRGGNLAQIALDGQVYTLRITRAGKLILTK; the protein is encoded by the coding sequence ATGCCGCATCTGCCCCTGCATGATGCAACCGCGCTGACCCGCGGCGGCAATCTGGCCCAGATCGCGCTGGATGGTCAGGTCTATACCCTGCGCATCACGCGCGCCGGAAAGCTGATCCTGACCAAGTGA
- a CDS encoding EAL domain-containing protein — protein sequence MKVHSDQDGGQGPVSPLDFAVDQQMRLTMSIVRRAVERRDAVLAFQPIVPSDRPARPAFYEGLIRIIDDTGRIVPLRDFMPLAELTELGRQIDCLSLSLGLQALAEEPALRLSINMSARSIGYPAWMLALQQGLAQDPAIAERLILEITESSAMGLAEQVQPFMRRLQALGISFALDDFGAGYTSFRYLRDFSFDLIKIDGQFIREIAAHRDNQVLTQALMSIARHFDMFTVAEQVETADDAAFLIELGIDCLQGFYFGAPTISPPWRSPQAAAQR from the coding sequence ATGAAGGTTCATTCCGATCAGGACGGCGGGCAAGGCCCCGTCTCGCCGCTGGACTTCGCGGTCGATCAGCAGATGCGGCTGACCATGTCCATCGTCCGCCGCGCGGTGGAACGGCGCGATGCGGTCCTGGCCTTTCAGCCGATCGTCCCGTCCGACCGCCCCGCCCGCCCCGCCTTCTACGAAGGGCTGATCCGCATCATCGACGATACGGGCCGCATCGTGCCGCTGCGCGATTTCATGCCCCTTGCCGAACTGACGGAACTGGGACGGCAGATCGACTGTCTCTCCCTGTCCCTGGGCCTGCAGGCCCTGGCCGAGGAACCGGCGCTTCGCCTGTCGATCAACATGTCGGCACGCTCCATCGGCTATCCGGCCTGGATGCTGGCCCTGCAACAGGGGCTGGCGCAGGACCCTGCCATCGCCGAGCGGCTTATCCTGGAAATCACGGAAAGTTCGGCGATGGGGCTGGCCGAACAGGTCCAGCCCTTCATGCGCCGGCTGCAGGCCCTGGGGATCAGCTTTGCGCTCGATGATTTTGGCGCGGGCTATACCTCGTTTCGCTATCTGCGCGACTTCTCCTTTGACCTGATCAAGATCGACGGCCAGTTCATCCGTGAAATCGCCGCCCACCGGGACAATCAGGTGCTCACGCAGGCGCTGATGTCCATCGCGCGGCATTTCGACATGTTCACCGTGGCCGAACAGGTCGAAACCGCCGATGACGCGGCCTTCCTGATCGAACTGGGGATCGATTGCCTGCAAGGCTTCTATTTCGGGGCGCCAACCATCTCGCCGCCCTGGCGCTCGCCCCAGGCAGCGGCGCAGCGTTAG
- the argH gene encoding argininosuccinate lyase, producing the protein MTDKTQSPTANAMWGGRFAAGPDAIMTAINASIGFDRRLYAQDIRGSRAHAAMLAATGIISPSDAEAIGEGLLTVLSEIEAGSFAFSEALEDIHMNVEARLKDLIGEPAGRLHTARSRNDQVAVDFRLWVRDQCDGAVQGCRALIRALLDQAEAGADWVMPGFTHLQTAQPVTWGHHMMAYVEMLGRDIGRFTDARARMNECPLGSAALAGTGFPIDRDATAAALGFDRPTANSLDAVSDRDFALEFLSAAAICATHLSRLAEELVIWSSAQFRFVAMSDRWSTGSSIMPQKRNPDAAELIRAKIGRILGAAVALFTVMKGLPLAYSKDMQEDKEQVFDAADTLMLALAAMTGMMSDLTVSRDRLEAAASSGFSTATDLADWLVREAGLPFREAHHATGALVAAAEARGVDLPDLTLAEMQAVNSAITGGVYAVLGVHNSARSRQSYGGTAPDQVRAQIARWKGVTEEWA; encoded by the coding sequence ATGACCGACAAGACCCAGAGCCCCACGGCAAACGCGATGTGGGGGGGGCGCTTTGCCGCCGGGCCGGATGCGATCATGACGGCGATCAACGCCTCGATCGGGTTCGACCGGCGGCTTTACGCCCAGGACATCCGGGGCAGCCGGGCCCATGCGGCGATGCTGGCAGCAACGGGCATCATCAGCCCTAGCGACGCCGAGGCGATCGGGGAAGGGCTGCTCACCGTCTTGTCAGAGATCGAGGCGGGCAGCTTCGCCTTCAGCGAGGCGCTGGAGGACATCCACATGAACGTGGAGGCGCGGCTGAAGGACCTGATCGGCGAGCCGGCGGGCCGGCTGCACACCGCGCGCAGCCGCAATGATCAGGTGGCGGTCGATTTCCGCCTGTGGGTGCGCGATCAATGCGATGGCGCCGTGCAGGGCTGCCGGGCGCTGATCCGCGCCCTGCTGGACCAGGCCGAGGCGGGGGCGGACTGGGTGATGCCGGGCTTTACCCATCTGCAGACCGCCCAGCCGGTGACCTGGGGCCATCACATGATGGCCTATGTGGAAATGCTGGGGCGCGACATCGGCCGGTTCACCGACGCGCGCGCGCGGATGAACGAATGCCCCCTCGGCTCTGCCGCGCTTGCCGGCACCGGCTTTCCCATCGACCGCGATGCCACGGCCGCCGCGCTGGGCTTTGACCGGCCGACGGCCAACAGCCTTGATGCGGTCAGCGACCGGGACTTCGCGCTCGAGTTCCTGTCGGCGGCGGCGATCTGCGCGACCCACCTGTCGCGGCTGGCCGAGGAACTGGTGATCTGGTCGTCGGCCCAGTTCCGCTTTGTCGCCATGTCCGATCGCTGGTCCACCGGGTCCAGCATCATGCCGCAGAAGCGCAACCCGGACGCGGCGGAACTGATCCGCGCCAAGATCGGCCGCATCCTCGGCGCCGCGGTCGCCCTGTTCACGGTGATGAAGGGCCTGCCGCTGGCCTATTCCAAGGACATGCAGGAGGACAAGGAACAGGTCTTCGACGCCGCCGACACGCTGATGCTGGCGCTGGCGGCGATGACCGGGATGATGTCGGACCTGACCGTGAGCCGCGACCGGCTTGAGGCTGCGGCATCCAGCGGGTTTTCCACCGCCACCGATCTGGCCGACTGGCTGGTGCGCGAAGCGGGTCTGCCCTTCCGCGAGGCCCATCACGCGACCGGCGCGCTGGTCGCGGCGGCCGAGGCGCGCGGCGTCGATCTGCCCGACCTGACGCTGGCCGAGATGCAGGCGGTCAATTCTGCGATCACCGGCGGGGTCTATGCGGTTTTGGGCGTTCACAACTCGGCCCGTTCGCGGCAATCTTACGGGGGAACCGCGCCCGATCAGGTGCGCGCGCAGATCGCCCGCTGGAAGGGCGTGACGGAGGAATGGGCATGA
- a CDS encoding argininosuccinate lyase — protein sequence MIRRMLALAALSGIAACGIDGPPHAPGPGNDAPPPGVTVSGEAGVGMTGAI from the coding sequence ATGATCCGCAGGATGCTGGCGCTTGCCGCGCTGTCGGGAATCGCCGCATGCGGGATCGACGGTCCGCCCCATGCGCCCGGGCCGGGTAATGATGCGCCCCCGCCCGGCGTCACGGTGTCGGGCGAGGCGGGCGTCGGGATGACCGGCGCGATCTGA
- the rpe gene encoding ribulose-phosphate 3-epimerase produces MSFDRRIRIAPSILSADFADFGREIVAVEGQGADWVHVDVMDGHFVPNLTFGPAAVKAFRRHVRGFMDVHLMIAPVDPYIDAYAEAGADMIVAHVEAGPHIHRTLQAIRATGKKAGVALNPGTPAEAVRHLLDLCDMVLVMSVNPGFGGQQFIPGAVDKIAALRAMIGDRPIHIQVDGGIDPVTAPLVAAAGADVLVAGSAVFRGGSVERPERYGENIRAIRAAAEHAAAANAAGLA; encoded by the coding sequence ATGAGCTTTGATCGCCGCATCAGGATCGCGCCGTCGATTCTTTCCGCCGACTTTGCCGATTTCGGGCGCGAGATTGTCGCGGTCGAAGGGCAGGGGGCCGACTGGGTGCATGTGGACGTGATGGACGGCCATTTCGTTCCCAACCTGACCTTCGGCCCTGCGGCGGTGAAGGCCTTTCGCAGGCATGTCCGCGGCTTCATGGACGTGCATCTGATGATCGCCCCCGTGGACCCCTATATCGACGCCTATGCCGAGGCAGGGGCCGACATGATCGTGGCCCATGTCGAGGCGGGCCCTCATATCCACCGCACCCTTCAGGCGATTCGCGCAACGGGGAAAAAGGCGGGGGTCGCGCTCAACCCCGGCACTCCGGCCGAGGCGGTGCGGCACCTGCTTGACCTGTGCGACATGGTCCTGGTGATGAGCGTCAATCCCGGCTTCGGCGGGCAGCAGTTCATTCCGGGCGCCGTGGACAAGATCGCCGCCTTGCGGGCGATGATCGGGGATCGGCCCATCCACATCCAGGTCGATGGCGGCATCGACCCGGTGACCGCGCCCCTGGTGGCGGCGGCCGGTGCGGATGTGCTGGTCGCGGGCTCGGCGGTGTTCAGGGGCGGCTCGGTCGAGCGGCCCGAACGCTATGGCGAGAACATCCGCGCGATCCGCGCCGCGGCTGAACACGCGGCTGCCGCCAACGCGGCGGGCCTGGCCTGA